In Lepidochelys kempii isolate rLepKem1 unplaced genomic scaffold, rLepKem1.hap2 scaffold_201, whole genome shotgun sequence, the genomic stretch acgcgctatctcagagtgcaggaagcGCCAAGGGACACAGAGAGGGGCCAGGGGTCGGTCAGGAAGCGCctaggggcacagagaggggccagGGGTCGGGCAGGAAGCGCctaggggcacagagaggggccagGGGTCGGGCAGGAAGCCccaaggggcacagagaggggtcaGGGGTTGGGCAGGAAGCGCCAAGGGCACCGAGGGGTCAGGGGTTGGGCAGGAAGCGccaaggggcacagagaggggccaggggttgggcaggaagcgccaaggggcacagagaggggtcaggggttgggcaggaagcgccaaggggcacagagaggggtcaGGGGTTGGGCAGGAAGCGCCAAGGGCACCGAGGGGTCAGGGGTTGGGCAGGAAGCGccaaggggcacagagaggggtcaGGGGTTGGGCAGGAAGCGCgaaggggcacagagaggggtcaggggttgggcaggaagcgccaaggggcacagagaggggccagGGGTTGGGCAGGAAGCGCgaaggggcacagagaggggtcaGGGGTCGGGCAGGAAGCGCgaaggggcacagagaggggtcaGGGGTCGGGCAGGAAGCGCgaaggggcacagagaggggtcaGGGGTTGGGCAGGAAGCGCctaggggcacagagaggggtcaGGGGTCGGGCAGGAAGCGccaaggggcacagagaggggccaaGGGTCGGTCAGGAAGCGCctaggggcacagagaggggccagGGGTCGGGCAGGTAGCGccaaggggcacagagaggggtcaGGGGTTGGGCAGGAAGCGCCAAGGGCACCGAGGGGTCAGGGGTTGGGCAGGAAGCGccaaggggcacagagaggggccaggggttgggcaggaagcgccaaggggcacagagaggggtcaggggttgggcaggaagcgccaaggggcacagagaggggtcaGGGGTTGGGCAGGAAGCGCCAAGGGCACCGAGGGGTCAGGGGTTGGGCAGGAAGCGccaaggggcacagagaggggtcaGGGGTTGGGCAGGAAGCGCctaggggcacagagaggggtcaggggttgggcaggaagcgccaaggggcacagagaggggccagGGGTCGGGCAGGAAGCGccaaggggcacagagaggggtcaGGGGTTGGGCAGGAAGCGCCAAGGGCACCAAGGGGTCAGGGGTTGGGCAGGAAGCGccaaggggcacagagaggggccagGGGTTGGGCAGGAAGCGCgaaggggcacagagaggggtcaGGGGTTGGGCAGGAAGCGCctaggggcacagagaggggtcaGGGGTCGGGCAGGAAGCGCgaaggggcacagagaggggtcaGGGGTTGGGCAGGAAGCGCctaggggcacagagaggggtcaggggttgggcaggaagcgccaaggggcacagagaggggccaaGGGTCGGTCAGGAAGCGCctaggggcacagagaggggccagGGGTCGGGCAGGAAGCGccaaggggcacagagaggggtcaGGGGTCGGGCAGGAAGCATGTTTAGGGGCACGGGGGGGCAAGGTGTAAACACGCACTCACCCTTTAGCTCCTTGTCAGTGTAGTTATGCTGACTCGTCACCAgttcgtgcctcagtttctccaacagGAATTTCACCACCCCAATGTTCCAGGAAGACTTGATGCTGCCAAGGTGGCAGAAGGGAGGGCGAGAGTCATGCCAAAGCCCCCCATCCCACTGCCAGACAGGTCTAGAGGTTagagtgtggggctgggagccaggactcctgggttctatcccagctctgggagtggagggggcctagtggatagagcagagTGGAGAGcaatccaggactcctgggttctctccctggctctaggAGGTGGGTGGGCCTAGTGGTTATAGCGGAGCGAAGGGGcatgccaggactcctgggttcattgCGGGGAGGGACTCACCTTTCAGAGCCATTGAATCTCCTCTGGTTGGTGATGTTGTTGTGGACGTTATGGACGAGTTTCTGTGGGGCAGACAGTGAGTCACTGGCGTGAGGGGTCCCCAGCCGCCCCCCTCCGCCAGCCCGGCTAGCCTCCACTCACCGACAGCACCAGGTCCCTCTTGCGCCGGGAGTTCTTGGGCCCACTGCCCCGGCTGCGGCAGGGGCCGCTGGTGAACCCCAGGGAGAACCGGGGCTCCCCTGGGCTGCCATTCTCTAGGGCCGTGCAGGGGGGTGGCTCCTCGGAACCCGAGGGTGAGGGTTCCCCCacgggctggggggaaggggagggggtggtggggaaAGCCGGGACCACCACTCGCTGAAGAGGGTCCTCCAGGGGGGGCTGCTCCTCCAGCACCTGGGGGAGAAATGCATCAGCCCTgatggtgcccctcactcccgacccgcagccccctgggctctccccacagccccgcggtgcccctcactcccgacccgcagccccctgggctctccccacagccccgcggtgcccctcactcccgacccgcagccccctgggctctccccacagccccgcggtgcccctcactcccgacccgcagccccctgggctctccccacagccccgcggtgcccctcactcccgacccgcagccccctgggctctccccacagcccgacggtgcccctcactcctgacccgcaacCGCCTGGGATCTCCCCACAGCCCcgcggtgcccctcactcccgacccgcagccccctgggctcTCCCACAGCCCcacggtgcccctcactcccgacccgcagccccctgggctctccccacagccccgtggtgcccctcactcccgacccgcagccccctagGACACTCCTTCAGCCCcgcggtgcccctcactcctggctcacagccccctgtgccctccctacagccccacggtgcccctcactcccaatcCGCAGCACTGGCATTGCCCTTCAAGCCTGTGCCCTGGGCACCAAGTGGGGGTTGGCGTGACTCCCACAATGCATCACTGCCAAGCAGCTCT encodes the following:
- the CUNH14orf93 gene encoding LOW QUALITY PROTEIN: uncharacterized protein C14orf93 homolog (The sequence of the model RefSeq protein was modified relative to this genomic sequence to represent the inferred CDS: inserted 1 base in 1 codon); translation: MSFSATILFSPPGAQEATACCCACKREPGAEGGGGTPPAPCAPISVSGHGLAVQSSEQLLHVIYQRLDKAVGLAEAALALAKANNQALQRLEEEVGGLRRGAPPTVKASPCPTVAEEPEEPEEEXEGLGSSVQGVIEELRQLGAATEPPGRLGFSPVQPGDSGLGGVLEEQPPLEDPLQRVVVPAFPTTPSPSPQPVGEPSPSGSEEPPPCTALENGSPGEPRFSLGFTSGPCRSRGSGPKNSRRKRDLVLSKLVHNVHNNITNQRRFNGSESIKSSWNIGVVKFLLEKLRHELVTSQHNYTDKELKGECVFTPCPPVPLNMLPARPLTPLCAPWRFLPDPWPLSVPLGAS